A window from Corynebacterium singulare encodes these proteins:
- the mqo gene encoding malate dehydrogenase (quinone), producing the protein MSSDKKTAQVVDEVEVALIGAGIMSATLGAMLRELEPSWTQMVFERLDGPALESSSPWNNAGTGHSALCELNYTPEKNGRIDVSKAMNINEKFQISRQFWSHQLNNGILTDPSAFINQVPHVSFAQGSIQVDYLKRRFDALKDNHMFPNMQFSDDDATFQENLPLMSEGRDFNSQKVAISWTDAGTDVNFGALTKQFFTAAKAAGTEIRYGHEVVDIKRDGSKWRVTAKNLHTGDYEAVHAKFVFVGAGGYALDLLRKAGVREVSGFAGFPVSGLWLRSKNPELVEKHNAKVYGKAAVGAPPMSVPHLDTRVIDGEKGLLFGPYGGWSPKFLKKGSYFDLFKSIRPDNITSYLGVAAQEFGLTKYLVSEVLKDFDKRVETLKEYVPNADPNDWETVVAGQRVQVIKPAGAPQFGSLEFGTTLINNPEGNIAGLLGASPGASITPAVMVELLERCFGEHMIQWGDKIQEMIPSYGIKLSKDKKLYNEMWEYTQKTLRLENK; encoded by the coding sequence GTGTCCTCCGATAAGAAGACAGCACAAGTAGTAGACGAGGTTGAGGTTGCCCTCATTGGTGCGGGTATTATGAGCGCCACTCTCGGCGCCATGCTCCGCGAGCTCGAGCCGAGCTGGACCCAGATGGTCTTCGAGCGCCTCGATGGTCCCGCGCTTGAGTCGTCCTCCCCGTGGAATAACGCCGGTACCGGCCACTCTGCACTGTGCGAGCTGAACTACACCCCAGAGAAGAACGGCCGTATTGACGTTTCTAAGGCCATGAACATTAATGAGAAATTCCAGATTTCTCGCCAGTTCTGGTCTCACCAGCTCAACAACGGCATTCTCACCGACCCGAGCGCCTTCATTAACCAGGTCCCGCACGTGTCCTTCGCTCAGGGCTCTATCCAGGTGGATTACCTCAAGCGTCGCTTCGATGCGCTCAAGGACAACCACATGTTCCCGAACATGCAGTTCAGCGATGATGACGCTACCTTCCAGGAAAACCTGCCGCTCATGTCTGAGGGACGTGACTTCAACTCCCAGAAGGTTGCTATCTCGTGGACCGACGCTGGTACCGACGTGAACTTCGGTGCCCTGACTAAGCAGTTCTTTACTGCAGCTAAGGCCGCGGGTACCGAGATTCGCTACGGCCACGAGGTCGTTGATATTAAGCGCGATGGCTCCAAGTGGCGTGTGACCGCCAAGAACCTGCACACCGGAGACTATGAGGCAGTCCACGCCAAGTTCGTCTTCGTCGGAGCCGGTGGCTACGCCCTGGATCTGCTGCGCAAGGCTGGTGTTCGCGAAGTCTCTGGTTTCGCGGGTTTCCCGGTCTCTGGTCTGTGGCTGCGTTCCAAGAACCCGGAGCTCGTGGAGAAGCACAACGCCAAGGTCTACGGCAAGGCTGCCGTCGGCGCTCCGCCGATGTCCGTGCCGCACCTTGATACCCGTGTCATTGACGGTGAGAAGGGACTACTGTTTGGGCCGTACGGAGGTTGGTCGCCGAAGTTCCTCAAGAAGGGTTCTTACTTCGACCTGTTCAAGTCCATCCGCCCCGACAACATCACCTCCTACCTTGGCGTTGCAGCCCAGGAGTTCGGTCTGACCAAGTACCTGGTTTCTGAGGTTCTCAAGGACTTCGACAAGCGCGTCGAGACCCTCAAGGAGTACGTCCCGAACGCTGACCCGAACGACTGGGAGACCGTCGTTGCAGGCCAGCGCGTTCAGGTCATCAAGCCGGCCGGCGCTCCGCAGTTCGGCTCTCTGGAGTTCGGTACCACCCTCATCAACAACCCAGAGGGCAACATCGCCGGCTTGCTCGGTGCTTCCCCTGGTGCGTCCATCACCCCGGCTGTCATGGTTGAGCTGTTGGAGCGTTGCTTCGGTGAGCACATGATTCAGTGGGGCGACAAGATTCAGGAGATGATCCCGTCCTACGGCATCAAGCTTTCCAAGGATAAGAAGCTCTACAACGAGATGTGGGAGTACACCCAGAAGACCCTGCGTCTCGAGAACAAGTAG
- a CDS encoding alpha/beta hydrolase: MTINELAWTEDILGPDFQSVPLELGADPDGEGDVRATLVRYCPGGDADAAYDDRPALVWVHGMTDYFFHSHVAEYFYEQGYAFYALDLRKCGRSRQEGQTWHYISDLRYYDADLNAALDALPHSRVVIMGHSTAGTIVALWLDRLRRTDSARFKRIAGVIFNSPWLAMMGVSDAAYEALKYAIYAGATIAPRFEIPAGDLTTYGESVHSSQHGDWDFDLTFKPLGGHAKYLGWLAAVFKGFDAIHSGHVDIGVPLLTMTSHRSELGKKYSESANTADTVVDQRQSQRWAKELSSQYTLHVVKDGRHDLFLSRPEPLDDAFSAATEWLRTVVPVE, encoded by the coding sequence ATGACTATTAATGAACTCGCGTGGACCGAGGACATTCTCGGACCTGATTTCCAGTCCGTCCCCCTCGAACTTGGCGCTGATCCCGACGGTGAAGGGGATGTCCGCGCCACACTGGTGCGCTACTGCCCCGGCGGTGACGCAGACGCCGCCTACGACGATCGACCAGCCCTCGTGTGGGTTCACGGCATGACGGACTACTTCTTCCACAGCCACGTCGCCGAATACTTCTACGAGCAGGGCTACGCGTTCTACGCGCTAGATCTCCGCAAGTGCGGTCGCTCCCGACAGGAAGGCCAGACGTGGCACTACATTAGTGACCTTCGCTATTACGATGCGGATCTCAATGCAGCGCTCGACGCGCTCCCACATTCCCGCGTAGTGATCATGGGACACTCCACCGCAGGCACGATCGTTGCCCTGTGGCTCGATCGTCTTCGCCGAACGGATTCCGCGCGTTTCAAGCGCATTGCCGGCGTAATTTTTAATAGCCCGTGGCTCGCCATGATGGGTGTCTCGGATGCCGCCTATGAGGCGCTAAAGTACGCAATCTATGCCGGCGCCACAATCGCTCCGCGCTTCGAAATCCCCGCCGGCGATCTCACCACGTACGGCGAGTCCGTGCATTCCAGCCAGCACGGCGATTGGGACTTCGACCTCACGTTCAAGCCCCTGGGCGGGCATGCGAAATATCTCGGCTGGCTCGCAGCTGTGTTCAAGGGTTTCGACGCCATTCACTCGGGTCACGTCGACATCGGCGTACCGCTATTGACTATGACGTCACATCGGTCGGAACTTGGCAAGAAGTATTCAGAATCGGCGAACACGGCGGACACGGTCGTCGATCAGCGCCAAAGCCAGCGCTGGGCAAAGGAGCTCAGCTCGCAGTACACCCTCCACGTGGTAAAAGACGGACGCCATGATCTTTTCCTGTCGCGCCCCGAGCCGCTTGATGATGCCTTCTCTGCTGCCACCGAGTGGCTCCGCACGGTCGTACCGGTTGAGTAG
- a CDS encoding PhzF family phenazine biosynthesis protein: MQHRFFEVDVFATGPFSGNPLAVIADADGLSTEEMQRIAHWTNFSETTFLCSPTDPAADYRVRIFTPHEEFPFAGHPTLGSARVVAELHGTTGTLVQECGVGLVTVRQEDGRFSFATPPLVREGELSESELEEAASALGVDIADVVDSGWVDNGPGWRLVQLESADSVRALAPTPTKGVKVGVVGLCDAGSDPAYEVRAITAQFEDPVTGSFNGGAAQFLRAKNAVPASYTAAQGSQVGRDGRVYITDDGDNIWVGGEVHVRVRGTVES, from the coding sequence ATGCAGCACCGATTCTTCGAAGTAGATGTCTTTGCCACCGGCCCCTTCAGCGGAAATCCACTCGCTGTGATAGCTGACGCAGACGGTTTGAGCACCGAGGAGATGCAGCGAATCGCACACTGGACCAACTTTTCTGAGACCACGTTCCTGTGCTCGCCTACTGACCCGGCTGCCGATTATCGCGTGCGGATTTTTACCCCGCACGAGGAATTCCCCTTTGCCGGACACCCCACGCTCGGCAGCGCGCGCGTCGTAGCCGAGCTCCACGGCACGACCGGCACGTTGGTGCAAGAATGCGGCGTGGGTCTCGTCACGGTGCGCCAAGAGGACGGCCGTTTCTCCTTCGCTACCCCACCGCTGGTGCGCGAGGGGGAACTTTCTGAGTCTGAGCTTGAGGAAGCCGCCTCGGCCCTCGGCGTGGACATCGCTGACGTTGTGGACTCCGGGTGGGTCGATAACGGCCCAGGCTGGCGTCTTGTGCAGCTCGAGTCTGCGGACTCCGTCCGTGCGCTGGCTCCCACGCCGACGAAGGGCGTCAAGGTCGGGGTGGTGGGTCTGTGCGATGCCGGCTCGGATCCTGCTTATGAGGTGCGTGCCATCACTGCCCAGTTCGAAGACCCTGTGACGGGTTCTTTCAATGGCGGCGCCGCCCAATTCCTCCGCGCCAAGAATGCCGTGCCCGCTAGCTATACCGCCGCTCAAGGCTCTCAGGTGGGCCGCGATGGTCGCGTGTACATCACCGACGATGGCGACAATATCTGGGTCGGCGGCGAGGTGCACGTGCGCGTGCGCGGAACTGTGGAGTCCTAA
- a CDS encoding protein adenylyltransferase SelO family protein codes for MAASSLPFELHHDFAHRLPSMVSAARGEDQPTARLIMLNEELAAQLGLDPEWLRTEQGLEFLLGRGPDTPHAMAYAGFQFGNYNPSMGDGRALLLGEVTGPTTPQNPTGLWDLHAKGTGLTPYSRYGSDGRGTLRSMLREYLFSEAMHALGIPSTRSLAVLATGRPIQRQRVEEAGVLVRVASSHIRVGSFHFAAHSEQPGLLAQLAEYTIERHYPGANPRELFTQVMDAQAATVAGWMQLGFIHGVMNTDNTTLSGETIDYGPCAFMEDYDPDTCFSSIDTQGRYRYGNQPDMVGWNLARLAESLLPLLDASPTTALTWAQETINSFGERYSHARKDEAARRLQLPEELYADYATALEQSRPDLTQANRALVAAASGDRAQAYELFGTEEFLDAYCASSPNPTVLETSTPRVVPRPRLVEAALADVTEFSRFLQAATHPFDAAEEYEKPGGTEGYLTFCGT; via the coding sequence ATGGCCGCTTCTTCTCTTCCATTTGAACTCCATCACGACTTTGCTCACCGTCTTCCCAGCATGGTGTCCGCTGCCCGCGGCGAGGATCAGCCCACCGCCCGCTTAATCATGCTCAATGAGGAACTAGCTGCCCAGCTGGGCCTTGACCCGGAGTGGCTGCGCACAGAACAGGGGCTTGAGTTTCTCCTTGGCCGCGGCCCGGACACTCCTCATGCCATGGCCTATGCCGGGTTCCAGTTTGGGAACTACAACCCCTCCATGGGAGATGGCCGCGCACTCCTGCTCGGCGAGGTTACTGGCCCCACCACCCCCCAGAATCCGACGGGGCTCTGGGACCTGCATGCGAAGGGAACCGGGCTCACGCCGTACTCTCGCTATGGCTCTGATGGTCGCGGCACGCTGCGTTCCATGCTGCGCGAGTACCTGTTCTCTGAGGCCATGCATGCGCTTGGCATTCCTTCGACGCGTTCGCTAGCGGTCCTTGCCACCGGCCGGCCCATCCAGCGCCAACGAGTAGAGGAAGCCGGTGTGCTCGTACGGGTGGCCTCCAGCCACATCCGTGTGGGTTCCTTCCACTTCGCAGCCCACTCCGAGCAGCCCGGGCTGCTCGCACAACTCGCGGAGTACACCATCGAGCGCCACTATCCCGGCGCCAACCCGCGTGAGCTCTTTACGCAAGTTATGGATGCTCAGGCCGCAACTGTGGCCGGCTGGATGCAGCTGGGGTTCATCCATGGCGTGATGAACACCGATAACACGACCCTCTCCGGTGAGACGATTGATTATGGTCCGTGTGCCTTCATGGAAGACTACGACCCGGATACATGCTTCAGTTCTATCGATACGCAGGGCCGCTACCGCTACGGGAACCAGCCGGACATGGTGGGCTGGAACCTGGCGCGTTTAGCGGAGTCACTGCTGCCGCTTCTCGACGCCTCCCCCACCACCGCCCTCACCTGGGCGCAGGAGACCATCAATTCCTTCGGCGAGCGCTATTCACACGCGCGCAAGGACGAAGCTGCACGCCGCCTGCAGCTGCCTGAGGAACTGTATGCGGACTACGCCACAGCGCTCGAGCAGTCCCGCCCGGATCTCACACAAGCCAACCGGGCCCTCGTGGCAGCGGCTTCCGGCGACCGCGCTCAAGCCTACGAGCTCTTCGGCACCGAGGAATTCCTCGATGCGTACTGCGCCAGCTCCCCCAACCCCACAGTCCTCGAGACGTCCACTCCACGGGTAGTGCCCCGCCCGCGGCTGGTGGAAGCAGCTCTTGCTGATGTGACCGAGTTTTCCCGCTTCCTCCAAGCGGCGACCCACCCCTTTGACGCCGCGGAGGAATACGAGAAGCCCGGCGGCACCGAGGGTTATCTCACCTTCTGCGGCACCTAG